A single Gambusia affinis linkage group LG20, SWU_Gaff_1.0, whole genome shotgun sequence DNA region contains:
- the adprm gene encoding manganese-dependent ADP-ribose/CDP-alcohol diphosphatase, whose amino-acid sequence MDLCSQQPAPLFTFGVIADIQYADIDDGFNFSRTRKRYYRSSLKLLRNALESWSHSAVKPDFILQLGDVIDGFNKPNGASQRALDTVMREFASCPVKVHHVWGNHEFYNFSRSQLMGSPLDSSLYADRRPKQGDIYAYRFSPFPGFVFVVLDAYDVSLLGIPESSERYNKAMNLIKLHNDNEDLNCPPELPCHSRFTKFNGGFSQEQLDWLDSVLSVADEKQEKVILVSHVPVHPDSTDYICLAWNQEELLAITRSHSCVVCYMAGHAHDAGYCLDTGVHYLTQDGVIETQPDSDAYATVSVYPDRMELTGSGRVVDRVFLFS is encoded by the exons ATGGACCTCTGTTCACAACAACCGGCGCCGCTGTTTACATTCGGCGTGATCGCTGACATTCAGTACGCGGACATTGATGACGGATTCAATTTTTCCCGGACAAGGAAGCGGTACTACCGGAGCAGCCTGAAGCTGCTGCGAAACGCCTTGGAAAGTTGGTCCCACTCGGCCGTCAAGCCCGATTTCATCCTCCAGCTCGGGGACGTGATCGACGGCTTCAACAAGCCCAACGGCGCCTCGCAGCGAGCGCTGGACACGGTGATGCGGGAGTTCGCCTCCTGTCCCGTCAAGGTGCACCACGTATGGGGCAACCATGAGTTTTATAACTTCAGCAGGAGCCAGCTGATGGGATCGCCGCTGGACAGCAGCCTGTACGCGGACCGGAGACCGAAGCAGGGTGACATCTACGCCTACAGGTTTAGCCCGTTCCCCGggtttgtatttgttgttttggatgCCTACGACGTGAGCCTGCTGGGCATACCGGAGTCCAGTGAACGTTATAACAAGGCTATGAATCTCATTAAGCTGCACAACGACAACGAGGATCTCAACTGTCCGCCAG AGTTGCCGTGCCACAGTCGGTTTACGAAGTTCAACGGCGGGTTCAGTCAGGAACAACTGGACTGGCTGGACTCGGTGCTGTCTGTGGCGGatgagaaacaagaaaaagttaTTCTCGTCA GTCACGTTCCAGTGCACCCCGATTCCACGGATTATATCTGCCTCGCGTGGAACCAGGAGGAACTCCTGGCCATCACTCGCTCCCACAGCTGCGTGGTGTGTTATATGGCTGGCCACGCCCACGACGCCGGCTACTGCCTGGACACAGGCGTGCACTACCTGACGCAGGACGGGGTGATCGAGACCCAACCAGACAGCGACGCCTACGCCACGGTCTCCGTCTACCCGGACAGGATGGAGCTGACGGGGAGCGGCAGGGTCGTGGACcgagtgtttctgttttcctga